One Deltaproteobacteria bacterium genomic region harbors:
- a CDS encoding FAD-dependent oxidoreductase, with the protein MMTDEQAKTVKTDVLIVGGGLAGLTCAVGLRGSGLKVTVIEQDSRLGGRAQSWTEPTTGDPVHIGPHILLNPYPNMFRLLDRLGTSHKVIFQPAGEFIFLVDGAKELPIRAAPLPSPFHQMPSAYVDRELSTWDRLSTIPITAFALQATEDEILSFDDRRAIDVLREFGVSEAFIERFWQFTALAILNVPLEQCSAAALLRFHKHLTGHRSLGIGFSDGGLGDLFAPAAKAAIERDGGEVWLSCPARAFRGTPGRVTGVTLADGRAIEARLTVGAVPPQALHALLPAEWRARLPEFEALSQLEPCPYISPYLWFDRKLTRRPFWARYRSPRSINCDFYDFSNIYRGWRDRPSFIGTNIINTRRLPAMTDDEVIASVIREMSEYLPEVKQAKLLHAVVHRIPMAIHCPHPGSEKLRLPVRTSIADLLLAGDWVRTNFPASMESAVYAGWRAAEEILRQVGRPTELAWFDPRIDRSALLTGHTWNYLPTMRIPRFWRKHFAIR; encoded by the coding sequence ATGATGACCGACGAGCAGGCGAAGACCGTGAAGACCGACGTGCTCATCGTCGGTGGCGGCCTGGCCGGCCTGACCTGCGCGGTGGGCCTGCGGGGCAGCGGCCTGAAGGTGACCGTGATCGAGCAGGACAGCCGGCTCGGCGGACGCGCGCAGAGCTGGACCGAGCCCACCACGGGCGACCCGGTCCACATCGGCCCGCACATCCTGCTGAACCCCTACCCGAACATGTTCCGGCTGCTCGACCGCCTCGGGACCAGCCACAAGGTGATCTTCCAGCCCGCCGGCGAGTTCATCTTCCTCGTCGACGGCGCCAAGGAGCTGCCGATCCGCGCCGCGCCGCTGCCGTCCCCCTTTCACCAGATGCCGAGCGCCTACGTGGACCGGGAGCTCAGCACCTGGGACCGGCTCAGCACCATCCCCATCACGGCCTTCGCGCTGCAAGCCACCGAGGACGAGATCCTCTCCTTCGACGACCGCCGGGCCATCGACGTGCTGCGCGAGTTCGGCGTCTCCGAGGCCTTCATCGAGCGCTTCTGGCAGTTCACCGCGCTCGCCATCTTGAACGTGCCCCTCGAGCAATGCTCCGCCGCGGCGCTCCTGCGCTTTCACAAGCACCTCACCGGGCATCGCTCGCTCGGCATCGGCTTCTCCGACGGAGGCCTCGGTGACCTCTTCGCTCCCGCGGCGAAGGCCGCCATCGAGCGCGACGGGGGCGAGGTCTGGCTCTCCTGCCCGGCGCGCGCCTTCCGCGGCACCCCCGGCCGCGTCACGGGGGTGACCCTCGCCGACGGACGGGCGATCGAGGCGCGCCTCACCGTCGGCGCGGTGCCGCCCCAGGCGCTCCACGCGCTGCTGCCTGCCGAATGGCGCGCGCGGCTGCCCGAGTTCGAGGCGCTGAGCCAGCTCGAGCCCTGCCCGTACATCAGCCCGTACCTCTGGTTCGATCGCAAGCTCACGCGGCGTCCCTTCTGGGCCCGCTATCGCTCTCCGCGCAGCATCAACTGCGACTTCTACGACTTCTCGAACATCTACCGCGGGTGGCGCGACCGTCCCTCCTTCATCGGGACCAACATCATCAACACGCGGCGGCTGCCGGCCATGACCGACGACGAGGTGATCGCGTCGGTGATCCGCGAGATGAGCGAGTACCTGCCCGAGGTAAAGCAGGCCAAGCTGCTTCACGCGGTCGTGCATCGCATCCCGATGGCCATCCACTGCCCGCATCCGGGGAGCGAGAAGCTGCGCCTCCCCGTGCGCACCTCCATCGCGGACCTCTTGCTGGCGGGGGACTGGGTACGCACGAACTTCCCCGCGTCGATGGAGAGCGCGGTCTACGCCGGGTGGCGCGCCGCCGAGGAGATCCTCCGGCAGGTGGGCCGCCCGACGGAGCTCGCGTGGTTCGACCCGCGCATCGATCGCTCCGCGCTCCTCACCGGCCACACCTGGAACTACCTGCCGACGATGCGCATCCCGCGCTTCTGGCGTAAGCACTTCGCCATCCGCTGA
- a CDS encoding 4-hydroxy-3-methylbut-2-enyl diphosphate reductase, with the protein MMKVVLARPRGVCAGVDRAVRIVELALERFGPPVYVRKEIVHNRFIVEDLRKKGAVFVEELVEVPRGGLVIFSAHGVSPEVPRQAQEMGLRAIDATCPLVAKVHHEVLRYVGKDYHLVLIGHKGHDEVVGTLGHAPEEITLVENAADAERVELPTDRPMMVLTQTTLSMDDAAGTMAVLKRRFPNLELPPSDDICYATQNRQNAVKEVTTKVDLVLVVGSQNSSNAKRLVEVAQARGIAGQLIDSEAELRPEWLAGVSSVGVTSGASTPEVLVQRVIERLKELGATEVELCDTVDEHVVFTLPAELRAAPSPLAPTAPSTPTPPSGL; encoded by the coding sequence ATGATGAAAGTCGTGCTCGCGCGTCCCCGGGGGGTGTGCGCCGGCGTGGATCGCGCCGTGCGGATCGTGGAGCTGGCCCTCGAACGCTTCGGCCCGCCGGTCTACGTGCGCAAGGAGATCGTGCACAACCGCTTCATCGTCGAGGACCTGCGCAAGAAGGGCGCCGTCTTCGTCGAGGAGCTGGTCGAGGTGCCGCGCGGCGGGCTGGTGATCTTCTCGGCGCACGGCGTCTCCCCCGAGGTGCCGCGCCAGGCCCAGGAGATGGGGCTCCGCGCGATCGACGCCACCTGTCCGCTCGTGGCGAAGGTGCACCACGAGGTCTTGCGCTACGTGGGCAAGGACTACCACCTGGTGCTCATCGGGCATAAGGGGCACGACGAGGTGGTGGGGACGCTGGGGCACGCGCCCGAGGAGATCACGCTGGTCGAGAACGCGGCCGACGCCGAGCGCGTGGAGCTGCCGACCGACCGGCCGATGATGGTGCTGACGCAGACCACGCTCTCGATGGACGACGCGGCGGGCACCATGGCGGTCCTCAAGCGGCGCTTCCCGAACCTGGAGCTCCCGCCCTCGGACGACATCTGCTACGCGACGCAGAACCGGCAGAACGCGGTGAAGGAGGTCACCACCAAGGTGGACCTCGTGCTGGTCGTGGGCAGCCAGAACTCGTCGAACGCGAAGCGCCTGGTCGAGGTGGCGCAGGCGCGCGGCATCGCCGGGCAGCTCATCGACAGCGAGGCGGAGCTGCGGCCGGAGTGGCTCGCGGGGGTCTCGTCGGTGGGCGTCACGTCGGGGGCATCGACCCCCGAGGTGCTCGTGCAGCGGGTCATCGAGCGGCTGAAGGAGCTCGGCGCCACCGAGGTGGAGCTCTGCGACACGGTGGACGAGCACGTGGTCTTCACGCTGCCGGCGGAGCTCAGGGCCGCGCCGTCCCCGCTGGCGCCGACCGCCCCGTCGACGCCGACTCCACCGTCGGGGCTCTGA
- a CDS encoding squalene/phytoene synthase family protein, producing MSVTSVTSAQGGAEQDPWPFCHQILPDVSRTFALTIPVLPRRLADSVCCAYLICRIADTVEDRPDVTEPQRRHLFKLLERLLDEPADAQALAAFDDAWPDDPASPYQTLMRGTRTVMTAYGTLPASHRAAVADCAREMMQGMGQMIHRPAVDGVVYVCADLPELERYCHFVAGTVGLMLTRLFDAHLGAGNGFSAPERAEEGRRFGLALQLTNILKDHVTDVERGVSFLAREWLAAGEKAGPLSPAHLAELVRHTLGHLDTAEAYTLALPASSDGTGMRLFCLWAFWMAAATLREVARARDAVPKIDRNEVAEIIEYTKAHVLDDAALRRRYDRYRQEALAAAEAAGGAVGGVSLGR from the coding sequence ATGAGCGTGACGAGCGTGACGAGCGCGCAGGGAGGTGCCGAGCAAGATCCGTGGCCCTTCTGCCACCAGATCCTCCCCGATGTGTCGCGCACCTTTGCGCTGACGATCCCCGTTTTGCCCCGTCGGCTCGCAGACAGCGTCTGCTGCGCCTATCTCATCTGCCGCATCGCGGACACGGTGGAGGACCGTCCGGACGTGACGGAGCCGCAGCGGCGGCACCTCTTCAAGCTGCTCGAGCGCCTGCTCGACGAGCCCGCGGACGCCCAGGCCCTCGCCGCGTTCGACGACGCCTGGCCCGACGATCCGGCGAGCCCGTACCAGACGCTGATGCGCGGCACGCGCACGGTGATGACGGCCTACGGCACGCTGCCCGCGTCGCATCGCGCGGCGGTGGCCGACTGCGCGCGCGAGATGATGCAGGGGATGGGGCAGATGATCCACCGCCCGGCCGTCGACGGGGTGGTCTACGTTTGCGCCGACCTGCCGGAGCTCGAGCGCTACTGTCACTTCGTCGCCGGGACGGTGGGGCTCATGCTCACGCGGCTCTTCGACGCGCACCTCGGGGCGGGCAACGGGTTTTCCGCCCCGGAGCGCGCCGAGGAGGGGAGACGCTTCGGCCTCGCGCTGCAGCTCACGAACATCCTCAAGGACCACGTGACGGACGTGGAGCGCGGGGTGAGCTTCCTCGCGCGCGAATGGCTGGCCGCGGGCGAGAAGGCGGGTCCGCTCTCTCCGGCCCACCTGGCGGAGCTCGTGCGCCATACGCTCGGGCACCTGGACACGGCGGAGGCCTACACCCTCGCCTTGCCGGCCTCCTCCGACGGGACGGGGATGCGGCTCTTCTGCCTCTGGGCCTTCTGGATGGCCGCGGCGACCTTGCGCGAGGTGGCGCGCGCCCGCGACGCCGTGCCGAAGATCGACCGTAACGAGGTGGCCGAGATCATCGAATACACGAAGGCCCACGTTCTCGACGACGCGGCGCTGCGTCGGCGTTACGACCGCTACCGTCAGGAGGCGCTCGCGGCCGCGGAGGCGGCGGGCGGAGCCGTCGGAGGCGTTTCCCTCGGGAGGTGA
- a CDS encoding C40 family peptidase, with amino-acid sequence MITRRRFARALGSYGTRALVVLLSGLAACDAGPSRRRGEADGAAVAEGDGAASQGGLDGGVAGDGGYRLPVGDLGRAAGDSRAKTDQGPGCTLSPAEYEASLTADFASRDQLPQSPIPKADWNKYEGGPWAAKYPKPKIPACVDPLQWQRDRAVAVAKKYVGKVPYMHAHIPAFGGLDCSNFTSWVYNYGLGIQFDSGVANQGETVGRKLGAKEALKAGDLLFFSATAGGPSTHSAVFVEGDKFIHSNPTPQNGVQNGTLTDWYKDKYTHARRIVE; translated from the coding sequence ATGATTACCCGTCGTCGTTTCGCCCGAGCCCTTGGGTCCTACGGGACCCGCGCGCTGGTCGTGTTGCTTTCGGGCCTGGCCGCCTGCGATGCGGGGCCCAGCCGGCGCCGAGGGGAAGCGGACGGCGCGGCGGTGGCCGAAGGCGATGGGGCTGCGAGCCAGGGCGGGCTCGACGGTGGCGTGGCGGGTGACGGGGGGTATCGCTTGCCCGTCGGAGACCTGGGCCGCGCGGCCGGCGACTCCCGCGCCAAGACCGACCAGGGTCCCGGCTGCACGCTCTCCCCCGCGGAGTACGAGGCCTCGCTCACGGCGGACTTCGCCTCGCGCGATCAACTGCCGCAGAGCCCCATCCCCAAGGCCGACTGGAACAAATACGAAGGCGGACCGTGGGCCGCGAAGTACCCCAAGCCCAAGATTCCCGCCTGCGTGGACCCCCTCCAGTGGCAGCGGGACCGCGCGGTGGCCGTGGCGAAGAAGTACGTCGGGAAAGTGCCGTACATGCACGCGCACATCCCGGCCTTCGGCGGGCTCGACTGCTCGAACTTCACCTCGTGGGTCTACAACTACGGGCTCGGCATCCAGTTCGATTCGGGGGTGGCGAACCAGGGGGAGACCGTGGGGCGCAAGCTCGGGGCCAAGGAGGCGCTGAAGGCCGGCGACCTGCTCTTCTTCTCCGCGACCGCCGGCGGCCCCTCCACGCACTCGGCGGTCTTCGTCGAGGGAGACAAGTTCATCCACTCGAATCCTACCCCGCAGAACGGCGTGCAGAACGGCACCCTGACCGACTGGTACAAGGACAAGTACACGCACGCGCGGCGGATCGTGGAGTAG